In Candidatus Epulonipiscium viviparus, one DNA window encodes the following:
- a CDS encoding YARHG domain-containing protein, with the protein MKRMAYAVLSSAVLISSVLYAEEIYILPESDSAYLNWEDIDHLTATQARLARNEIYARHGYIFVDHELDAYFRNQSWYIPSTLEQEFDVKKLSELEQYNVHLLKMYEHSGDTAQLSFSSSPTEYIVPLSSAVYLETKDIDHLTLEQAGIAKNEIFAKHGCIFDSVDLEAYFVARTWYNPSVKADHFNVDVFSVIEKHNIELLEAYIAAGVEPSPGSIVAPQTNAYYADATMYTKFTENVIGFDFVSFYDRYFNDMASVASFVEQYKFDVQNTTDLSLAAVNDDATTLYVKLNAVAEKLKPSIVYAKVPDYNINLTDAREMLFAEAHEWQEDTHYVVSSFEDGVAVSYFFNLNSLRYPNPSVDYITITKDEYH; encoded by the coding sequence ATGAAAAGAATGGCATATGCAGTTTTAAGTAGTGCGGTGTTAATTTCTTCGGTGCTGTATGCGGAAGAGATATATATACTGCCCGAAAGTGATAGCGCGTATCTAAATTGGGAGGATATCGATCATCTTACAGCAACTCAGGCCCGACTGGCACGCAATGAGATTTATGCTCGTCATGGCTATATTTTTGTAGATCATGAGCTTGATGCCTATTTTAGAAATCAGTCGTGGTATATTCCGTCTACATTAGAGCAAGAGTTTGATGTGAAGAAGTTGTCGGAACTTGAGCAGTATAATGTTCATTTGTTAAAGATGTATGAACATTCCGGAGATACGGCGCAGCTATCGTTTTCGTCGAGTCCGACAGAGTATATCGTTCCTCTTAGTAGCGCGGTCTATTTGGAGACAAAGGACATTGACCACCTCACTTTGGAGCAAGCGGGCATTGCTAAAAACGAGATCTTCGCGAAACATGGATGTATTTTTGACTCCGTCGATTTGGAGGCTTATTTTGTTGCCAGAACTTGGTATAATCCTTCTGTGAAAGCAGATCATTTTAATGTGGATGTATTTAGCGTTATCGAAAAGCACAACATCGAGTTGCTAGAAGCCTATATTGCAGCGGGGGTTGAGCCATCTCCGGGATCTATTGTCGCACCGCAAACTAATGCGTACTATGCAGATGCAACGATGTATACCAAATTTACCGAAAACGTTATTGGTTTTGATTTTGTAAGTTTTTATGACAGATATTTTAATGACATGGCTAGCGTTGCCTCGTTTGTAGAGCAATATAAATTTGATGTTCAAAACACGACTGACTTGTCTTTGGCGGCGGTTAACGATGACGCGACCACGCTATATGTAAAATTAAATGCTGTTGCGGAGAAACTAAAGCCATCTATAGTCTATGCAAAGGTACCAGATTATAATATCAACCTAACTGATGCGCGCGAGATGCTTTTTGCGGAGGCTCATGAATGGCAAGAAGATACGCACTATGTGGTTAGCAGCTTTGAGGATGGTGTAGCTGTTAGCTACTTTTTTAATTTAAACTCTCTTCGATACCCAAATCCCAGCGTGGATTATATCACTATAACAAAGGATGAGTATCATTAA